Proteins encoded by one window of Cannabis sativa cultivar Pink pepper isolate KNU-18-1 chromosome 4, ASM2916894v1, whole genome shotgun sequence:
- the LOC115715273 gene encoding uncharacterized protein LOC115715273, with amino-acid sequence MAGAFWGTRLMEIVKKHDSGGLVWKRIKLTPTRKANAKKRLLRVWQNEAVLRACSEEPPSKAAEKVCEKAKEVAKSE; translated from the exons atgGCGGGTGCATTCTGGGGAACACGATTGATGGAGATAGTGAAGAAGCATGACTCCGGAGGTCTTGTTTGGAAGAGAATAAAGCTCACACCTACTCGTAAGGCCAACGCCAAGAAGCGTCTCCTTCGCGTTTGGCAG AATGAAGCTGTCTTGAGGGCTTGTTCTGAAGAACCTCCTTCAAAAGCTGCTGAAAAAGTTTGTGAAAAAGCAAAGGAAGTTGCCAAGAGTGAGTGA